A genome region from Littorina saxatilis isolate snail1 linkage group LG16, US_GU_Lsax_2.0, whole genome shotgun sequence includes the following:
- the LOC138950012 gene encoding uncharacterized protein — protein MGGSDAELQHLTNRLAARASAYEMEVSTEKSKVMVNSTKTISATINITMNGEPLEEVSSFKYLRATLSKDGTCTAEMRIRIATATAAMARLNRVWKSSISFQTKVKLFKLLVVSIPLYGCET, from the coding sequence ATGGGCGGTAGTGACGCCGAGCTCCAGCATCTGACGAACAGACTCGCTGCAAGAGCCAGTGCCTATGAGATGGAGGTCAGCACGGAAAAGTCAAAGGTCATGGTCAACAGCACAAAAACCATCAGTGCCACAATCAACATCACCATGAACGGAGAGCCACTGGAAGAAGTGTCAAGCTTCAAGTACCTGAGAGCTACCCTGTCGAAAGACGGCACCTGCACTGCCGAAATGCGCATACGGATCGCCACAGCCACAGCAGCGATGGCCAGGTTGAACAGGGTGTGGAAGAGCAGCATTAGCTTCCAAACAAAAGTGAAGCTCTTCAAGTTGCTAGTCGTCTCCATCCCGCTTTACGGCTGCGAGACTTAG
- the LOC138951090 gene encoding zinc finger MYM-type protein 3-like yields MDGDFDLISDFFLEDFNEEDKNLMAAAPKKRRFEKVTDDDVNALITDTENANTKRKTEHVIRLISDFILQTEEFAKQMRSADIAKIEDPKLVANILVKFLTTVKREDGDEYEPGTIRGFLSAVDRHMAANGKGKIFSSNDTLFENVRAVAKSKQKKLKSAGKGNLPQRACALTDEEVDTLWDSGQLGVSTPRAIINTLWWLNCLHFGMRARTEHRQMCWSDVTVQMDSSGHRFLEFNERTTKTRTGVSRQDVRAKPRAYEDVENPERCPVKIFEKYASLRPAETCGSNYPFYLTCVHDPKPGKQWFRAMPMGVNTIGSLMKEMAAASEISSTTSKRISGTSARKTLLQKLNDSGVPPTHIMEKSGHKNIQSVLSYAKMSDNQQLQVSRILSTTRTCTVSKLGAMTSTTDDADSSASASGGNTLRQPAVTFDAPIHGGVFNFNFTMPQ; encoded by the coding sequence ATGGACggcgattttgatttgataaGCGACTTTTTCTTAGAAGACTTCAATGAAGAGGACAAAAATTTAATGGCCGCTGCGCCCAAAAAAAGGAGATTCGAGAAAGTGACTGATGACGATGTGAACGCTCTCATCACCGATACAGAAAACGCCAACaccaaaagaaaaactgaaCATGTGATACGGCTGATTTCAGATTTCATTCTTCAAACCGAAGAGTTTGCAAAACAGATGAGATCAGCTGATATAGCGAAAATTGAGGATCCAAAACTTGTTGCAAACATTCTTGTCAAGTTTCTTACAACGGTGAAACGCGAAGATGGAGATGAATATGAACCAGGTACGATTCGAGGATTTCTGTCCGCCGTCGATCGGCACATGGCAGCGAACGGAAAAGGCAAGATTTTTTCCAGCAATGATACGCTGTTTGAAAACGTTCGAGCAGttgcaaaaagcaaacaaaaaaagctgAAATCAGCAGGGAAAGGAAACTTACCTCAAAGAGCGTGTGCACTAACGGACGAAGAGGTGGACACACTGTGGGACTCTGGTCAGTTGGGAGTGTCCACACCAAGAGCCATAATCAACACCCTGTGGTGGTTGAACTGCCTCCACTTTGGAATGCGGGCAAGAACCGAACATCGCCAGATGTGCTGGTCCGACGTAACTGTTCAGATGGACAGCAGTGGCCACCGCTTCTTGGAATTCAACGAGCGAACCACGAAAACAAGAACAGGGGTCTCCAGGCAGGATGTCAGGGCAAAACCGCGAGCGTATGAAGATGTTGAAAACCCTGAGCGGTGCCCTGTGAAGATCTTCGAGAAATATGCCTCTCTTCGCCCTGCAGAAACATGCGGCTCCAACTATCCGTTCTACCTCACATGCGTCCATGATCCGAAACCAGGCAAACAATGGTTTCGTGCAATGCCGATGGGAGTGAACACAATCGGCAGTTTGATGAAAGAAATGGCGGCCGCGTCCGAGATATCTTCCACCACAAGTAAACGAATCTCGGGTACCTCGGCGAGGAAGACGCTGCTACAGAAGCTCAATGATTCTGGAGTTCCCCCAACCCATATAATGGAGAAATCAGGACATAAAAACATTCAGTCTGTACTCAGTTACGCGAAAATGTCCGACAACCAGCAACTGCAAGTTTCCCGAATTCTGTCAACCACGCGCACTTGCACAGTCTCAAAGTTGGGAGCTATGACGTCAACTACTGATGACGCAGATTCCAGTGCCTCGGCCTCAGGCGGAAACACACTCCGCCAGCCAGCAGTGACCTTTGATGCGCCCATTCATGGAGGAGTTTTCAATTTCAATTTCACAATGCCGCAATGa